From the genome of Seriola aureovittata isolate HTS-2021-v1 ecotype China chromosome 6, ASM2101889v1, whole genome shotgun sequence, one region includes:
- the LOC130171375 gene encoding sentrin-specific protease 5-like isoform X2: MVYSSSAASPMKTTPSASPHLTAPATAPPLQVAPPLVLPPGDTTSQDLTQTSAKLLSTDLTSNSDLTQTSTLSPADAEPPVVTPENALTTNPSPASSWSSTQTQHTTPSQGPVNGRTSGRKRTPKACDCCGPNSTGHNVKTSGRGKGKGRGRGRGAVRDLGDTPKRKVGGQLISIKSFDLSKETVEEAEDEDDRYEKEQTTLVVADIQSQTPVPLPVTSLQDGPIRNCVPPEKEDAQKNEDTLIEGTGATGEGGKGSGDSRDEMKWSGLAGRGVSVVRGGGRGWRGMLGATFASKIKVEVGMKRGGGGCVVIGSKMENKNAGIEHGEQTDSSIVKSPFGNGDTVNLSDSEPEEEAKEDNMIMSELGNGLLFMSRQSGHASRSKTSQDLDSEMQVDQTSDSTDQDSLPVTLSNGNVTTPTDHDHRATPMEVETSHPNQGPIIVCSMPHCWALRDHRLYCQPGTWENEEMDGQSESAVMDGKTQNEESLEQLTDMVHEFLESFYMKYGSFIPLSETDVLEYLKKNGNSDLSKRGLDIKGEMTRYRSGLASAPIAGFMVTYNKHNLGLEDLGTLEEQNWLNDQIINMYGELIMEATQQKVHFFNSFFHKQLVAKGYDGVKRWTKKVDLFSKWLLLIPIHLEIHWSLVTVTMATKTISYYDSQGIVFRHTTDNIMKYLLSEAREKEQAAFQKGWKITIIKGIPQQKNDSDCGVFVLEYCRRLSVKQPLLFSQEDMPRIRKRIYKELCDCRLND; encoded by the exons ATGGTTTACAGCAGCTCTGCGGCCTCCCCAATGAAAACAACACCATCAGCATCACCTCATTTAACTGCTCCTGCTACAGCACCTCCTCTACAAGTAGCACCTCCTCTGGTGCTTCCCCCTGGAGATACTACTAGTCAGGACCTAACCCAGACCTCTGCCAAACTCCTCAGCACAGACCTTACCTCCAACTCTGACTTGACACAGACCTCtactctgtctcctgctgaTGCAGAACCCCCTGTTGTAACCCCAGAAAATGCACTTACAACTAATCCAAGCCCAGCATCATCCTGGTCCtctacacagacacaacacacaacacctTCTCAGGGCCCAGTCAACGGCCGGACATCAGGCAGGAAGAGGACTCCTAAGGCCTGTGACTGCTGTGGGCCCAACAGTACTGGACACAATGTCAAAACCTCAGGCAGAGGAAAGGggaagggaagagggagagggagaggggctgTTAGGGATCTCGGCGACACCCCAAAAAGAAAAGTGGGGGGCCAGCTGATAAGTATCAAGAGCTTTGATTTGAGCAAGGAGACAGTAGAGGAagcagaggatgaagatgacAGATATGAGAAGGAGCAAACGACTCTAGTAGTGGCTGATATTCAATCTCAAACCCCAGTTCCCCTACCTGTCACATCCCTGCAGGATGGACCAATAAGAAACTGTGTCCCTCCAGAGAAAGAGGATGCACAAAAAAATGAGGACACATTGATAGAGGGGACAGGAGCTACTGGCgaaggaggaaaaggaagtgGCGATAGCAGGGATGAGATGAAATGGTCGGGATTGGCAGGCAGGGGAGTGTCAGTAGttagaggtggagggagaggatggaggggaaTGCTTGGAGCTACGTTTGCATCAAAAATTAAAGTAGAAGTTGGAATgaagaggggaggtgggggttgTGTTGTCATCGGTTCTAAAATGGAGAACAAAAATGCAGGGATAGAACATGGAGAGCAAACTGACTCCAGCATAGTTAAATCTCCATTTGGAAATGGAGACACAGTAAACCTATCTGACTCTGAACCTGAGGAGGAGGCTAAGGAGGACAATATGATCATGAGTGAACTGGGAAATGGACTACTATTCATGTCACGGCAGTCAGGCCATGCTTCAAGGTCAAAAACTTCCCAGGACCTTGACTCTGAGATGCAGGTGGACCAGACTTCTGACAGTACAGACCAAGATTCTTTACCAGTCACTCTGTCCAATGGAAATGTCACCACACCAACAGATCATGACCACAGAGCTACACCTATGGAAGTGGAAACTTCTCATCCAAACCAGGGGCCTATTATAGTGTGCAGCATGCCGCACTGCTGGGCATTAAGAGACCACAGGCTGTACTGTCAGCCGGGAACCTGGGAGAATGAGGAGATGGACGGTCAGTCTGAATCAGCAGTGATGGATGGAAAGACGCAGAATGAAGAAAGCCTGGAGCAGCTTACAGATATGGTCCATG aGTTTCTGGAGAGCTTCTATATGAAGTATGGCAGTTTCATTCCTCTCAGTGAGACAGATGTGCTGGAATACTTGAAGAAGAATGGCAACTCTGACCTCAGCAAAAg agGATTGGACATCAAAGGGGAAATGACTCGGTACAGGTCGGGACTGGCCTCTGCTCCTATTGCAGGCTTCATGGTGACGTATAACAAACACAACCTGGGCCTGGAGGACCTTGGCACACTAGAAGAACAGAATTGGCTTAATGACCAG ATTATCAACATGTATGGAGAACTCATCATGGAAGCAACGCAACAGAAG gtTCATTTTTTCAACAGCTTTTTCCACAAGCAGCTGGTTGCCAAGGGTTATGATGGTGTGAAGAGATGGACTAAAAAA GTCGACCTGTTCTCCAAGTGGCTGCTGCTAATTCCCATCCATTTAGAAATCCACTGGTCTCTTGTCAcagtcaccatggcaaccaaaaCCATCAGTTACTACGACAGCCAAGGCATCGTCTTCAGACACACCACAGAT AACATTATGAAGTACCTCCTGTCTGAAGCCAGAGAGAAGGAACAGGCAGCTTTCCAGAAGGGCTGGAAAATTACTATCATCAAG GGTATTCCTCAGCAGAAAAACGACAGTGACTGTGGAGTTTTTGTCCTTGAG TACTGCCGTCGTCTCTCAGTGAAGCAGCCTCTGCTGTTCAGTCAGGAGGACATGCCTCGCATCCGCAAGAGAATCTACAAGGAACTGTGTGACTGTCGACTCAACGATTGA
- the LOC130171375 gene encoding uncharacterized protein LOC130171375 isoform X1 — translation MVYSSSAASPMKTTPSASPHLTAPATAPPLQVAPPLVLPPGDTTSQDLTQTSAKLLSTDLTSNSDLTQTSTLSPADAEPPVVTPENALTTNPSPASSWSSTQTQHTTPSQGPVNGRTSGRKRTPKACDCCGPNSTGHNVKTSGRGKGKGRGRGRGAVRDLGDTPKRKVGGQLISIKSFDLSKETVEEAEDEDDRYEKEQTTLVVADIQSQTPVPLPVTSLQDGPIRNCVPPEKEDAQKNEDTLIEGTGATGEGGKGSGDSRDEMKWSGLAGRGVSVVRGGGRGWRGMLGATFASKIKVEVGMKRGGGGCVVIGSKMENKNAGIEHGEQTDSSIVKSPFGNGDTVNLSDSEPEEEAKEDNMIMSELGNGLLFMSRQSGHASRSKTSQDLDSEMQVDQTSDSTDQDSLPVTLSNGNVTTPTDHDHRATPMEVETSHPNQGPIIVCSMPHCWALRDHRLYCQPGTWENEEMDGQSESAVMDGKTQNEESLEQLTDMVHEFLESFYMKYGSFIPLSETDVLEYLKKNGNSDLSKRGLDIKGEMTRYRSGLASAPIAGFMVTYNKHNLGLEDLGTLEEQNWLNDQIINMYGELIMEATQQKVHFFNSFFHKQLVAKGYDGVKRWTKKVDLFSKWLLLIPIHLEIHWSLVTVTMATKTISYYDSQGIVFRHTTDNIMKYLLSEAREKEQAAFQKGWKITIIKGIPQQKNDSDCGVFVLEVRHYSFPPLQPSSHPFVHHPDLLFLCLVSCHRLPPLFVLFLGRKRNKVDLCLHWLSCLRFLHKFDHFYVSKGSKDIGEKLLLLSTLNMAI, via the exons ATGGTTTACAGCAGCTCTGCGGCCTCCCCAATGAAAACAACACCATCAGCATCACCTCATTTAACTGCTCCTGCTACAGCACCTCCTCTACAAGTAGCACCTCCTCTGGTGCTTCCCCCTGGAGATACTACTAGTCAGGACCTAACCCAGACCTCTGCCAAACTCCTCAGCACAGACCTTACCTCCAACTCTGACTTGACACAGACCTCtactctgtctcctgctgaTGCAGAACCCCCTGTTGTAACCCCAGAAAATGCACTTACAACTAATCCAAGCCCAGCATCATCCTGGTCCtctacacagacacaacacacaacacctTCTCAGGGCCCAGTCAACGGCCGGACATCAGGCAGGAAGAGGACTCCTAAGGCCTGTGACTGCTGTGGGCCCAACAGTACTGGACACAATGTCAAAACCTCAGGCAGAGGAAAGGggaagggaagagggagagggagaggggctgTTAGGGATCTCGGCGACACCCCAAAAAGAAAAGTGGGGGGCCAGCTGATAAGTATCAAGAGCTTTGATTTGAGCAAGGAGACAGTAGAGGAagcagaggatgaagatgacAGATATGAGAAGGAGCAAACGACTCTAGTAGTGGCTGATATTCAATCTCAAACCCCAGTTCCCCTACCTGTCACATCCCTGCAGGATGGACCAATAAGAAACTGTGTCCCTCCAGAGAAAGAGGATGCACAAAAAAATGAGGACACATTGATAGAGGGGACAGGAGCTACTGGCgaaggaggaaaaggaagtgGCGATAGCAGGGATGAGATGAAATGGTCGGGATTGGCAGGCAGGGGAGTGTCAGTAGttagaggtggagggagaggatggaggggaaTGCTTGGAGCTACGTTTGCATCAAAAATTAAAGTAGAAGTTGGAATgaagaggggaggtgggggttgTGTTGTCATCGGTTCTAAAATGGAGAACAAAAATGCAGGGATAGAACATGGAGAGCAAACTGACTCCAGCATAGTTAAATCTCCATTTGGAAATGGAGACACAGTAAACCTATCTGACTCTGAACCTGAGGAGGAGGCTAAGGAGGACAATATGATCATGAGTGAACTGGGAAATGGACTACTATTCATGTCACGGCAGTCAGGCCATGCTTCAAGGTCAAAAACTTCCCAGGACCTTGACTCTGAGATGCAGGTGGACCAGACTTCTGACAGTACAGACCAAGATTCTTTACCAGTCACTCTGTCCAATGGAAATGTCACCACACCAACAGATCATGACCACAGAGCTACACCTATGGAAGTGGAAACTTCTCATCCAAACCAGGGGCCTATTATAGTGTGCAGCATGCCGCACTGCTGGGCATTAAGAGACCACAGGCTGTACTGTCAGCCGGGAACCTGGGAGAATGAGGAGATGGACGGTCAGTCTGAATCAGCAGTGATGGATGGAAAGACGCAGAATGAAGAAAGCCTGGAGCAGCTTACAGATATGGTCCATG aGTTTCTGGAGAGCTTCTATATGAAGTATGGCAGTTTCATTCCTCTCAGTGAGACAGATGTGCTGGAATACTTGAAGAAGAATGGCAACTCTGACCTCAGCAAAAg agGATTGGACATCAAAGGGGAAATGACTCGGTACAGGTCGGGACTGGCCTCTGCTCCTATTGCAGGCTTCATGGTGACGTATAACAAACACAACCTGGGCCTGGAGGACCTTGGCACACTAGAAGAACAGAATTGGCTTAATGACCAG ATTATCAACATGTATGGAGAACTCATCATGGAAGCAACGCAACAGAAG gtTCATTTTTTCAACAGCTTTTTCCACAAGCAGCTGGTTGCCAAGGGTTATGATGGTGTGAAGAGATGGACTAAAAAA GTCGACCTGTTCTCCAAGTGGCTGCTGCTAATTCCCATCCATTTAGAAATCCACTGGTCTCTTGTCAcagtcaccatggcaaccaaaaCCATCAGTTACTACGACAGCCAAGGCATCGTCTTCAGACACACCACAGAT AACATTATGAAGTACCTCCTGTCTGAAGCCAGAGAGAAGGAACAGGCAGCTTTCCAGAAGGGCTGGAAAATTACTATCATCAAG GGTATTCCTCAGCAGAAAAACGACAGTGACTGTGGAGTTTTTGTCCTTGAGGTAAGACATTATTCTTTCCCACCTTTACAGCCGTCCTCCCATCCTTTCGTTCATCACCCCgatcttttatttctttgcctGGTCTCCTGTCACCGTTTGCcccctctctttgtcttgtttcttggcagaaaaagaaacaaagtagATCTGTGTCTCCACTGGCTTTCTTGCCTCAGGTTTCTACATAAATTTGATCATTTCTATGTCTCCAAGGGGTCTAAAGACATTGGAGAAAAGCTTCTGCTATTGTCCACACTTAATATGGCAATTTAG